In Acidisarcina polymorpha, the DNA window TTCGCCATTTTGGCTTGGCGTTCGTCAAATGTCCAGAATTCGATCGATCCAAGTTCGAACGCTGACGCAATGTGCAGCGTATCGAAAGATCTCGTTCCGTAGCTTGCAACCTGGGTTCGCGCTAAGGCAATTCCCCCCTGAAAGGTTCCGACCGGCAGCTTGACGATTTCCCAAATGAAGTCTGTGCAATCCTGGTCGAATCTCTCAAATATAATCGCTGCCTCTGATGCAGAAAGATTCCCCCGGAAGACCTGCTGCGCTATGGCGTGAGAAAATTCAAGCCTGTGAAGTGGCGTCAGCCAGACGCGAGGCCGGCGGCTCATCCGGCGCAACGCCTCAACTGAGTGCCGGTCGCGAACATATACGGCGACAATAAAGCTAGAATCGGCGTAGACGTTCAATAGCGCCCGCGGTCATCAAGAAAGTCCTCGACGGCGTTCAGAACGCGATCCCCGAAGATCGTCTTCTGCCGTGCCTCGAAATCGGGCCAGTTTAGATTCTCGCTTTTCGGACGATCCTTGGAAACTTCTCCGGCACTTGGCAAGATGCGCCCGATCACGCGATCCCGGTCACGAAGCTCAATCGGCTCGCCCGCCATCAACCATTCTTTGATCTGGCGAGTGTCGCGAAGCTGGCGGAGATTCACGGATGGCACATTAGCATTGTGACACAAAACGCGACACGGCCTGTAAACTCGCGAAGGCTAGTTCAGATTCTCGAAGATGCCGGCAGCGCCCATACCCCCGCCAACGCACATGGTGACCATGCCGTAGCGACAGTTTTGGCGCCTCATCTCATAGATTAATGTTGCCGTCAGTTTGGCTCCGGTGCAGCCGAGAGGATGTCCTAACGCGATCGCGCCGCCATTGACGTTGACCTTGGCTGGGTCAAGTCCAGCCAGCTTGATCACCGCCAGCGACTGGGCAGCGAAGGCCTCGTTGAGTTCAATGAGATCAATATCGTTGAGCGTCAGTCCTGCCAGCTTGAGGGCTTTGGGGATGGCGAAGACGGGACCGATGCCCATCTCCTCAGGCAGCGTTCCGGCGGTGGCAAAGGCGACGAAGCGCGCTAGGGGGCGGATCCCTAACTGCTGCGCTCGTTCCGCGGACATCACAATCGCGACCGCGGCACCATCAGAGGTTTGAGACGAATTGCCTGCGGTCACCTGGCCCTGCGCGTGAAATACCGGCTTGAGCTTGGCGAGCGCTTCCATCGAGGTGTCGGCGCGAGGGCCTTCATCAGTATTGAAATCAATGGTGCGAACCTCAGGCTTGGCAGGATTCTTAGTTGCCGTTGTAGTTGTCACCGGAACCGGCACAATCTCTTCTTGAAATTTCCCTGCAGCAGCGAGCGCCTTCCGGTGGCTCGCATAGGCGAACTCGTCGGCCTCTTCACGGGTAATTTCGTAATGCTTCGCGACCCGCTCAGCCGTAAGTCCCATGGTCAAATAGGAATCGGCATAATGGTCAATCAGCCACGGATTCACGCTGATCTTGTTGCCGCCCATGGGCACCATGCTCATTGATTCGGTCCCGCCCGCCAGAATGGTATCGGCGCCGGCGCCGCGAATACGCTCGGCGGCTATCGCAATCGACTGCAAGCCCGAAGCGCAGTAACGATTGACGGTCATCGCCGAGCAATCGACCGGCAGCCCGGCGCGAAGGCTGGCGATGCGAGCTACGTTCATCCCTTGTTCCGCCTCAGGCATGGCGCAACCGAGAATGACATCATCGATCTCCCTTACATCAAGCGCGGGAACCCTGCCGAGCGCTCCTCGGATTGCCGTCGCCGCTAGGTCGTCGGGACGGGTTGTCGACAGACTGCCCTTCCCGGATTTTCCAACCGGTGTGCGAACCGCGCTGATAATGACTGCTTCTCTCATGTAGCTCCGTAGGTTCACTTCGAAAAGCAAAATCGCGATCCGGATCAGCCTTCCCGTTAGTTGCGAAGCGGCTTTCCGGTCTTCAGCGTGAAGCTTATTCGTTCCAAAGTCTTGCGTTCTCCACAAAGCGAGAGAAATGCCTGCCGTTCGAGATCAAGCAGGTATTGCTCGCTTACCAAGGATCCCGGCGTGAGGCTCCCGCCGCACAGAATATTGGCGACATGGTGCGCGACGATTACGTCATGATCGCTGATGTAGCCGCCTTCACGCATGAAATGAACACCGAGCTTTAAGGTTGCGAGCACGGCTTCGCCCGCCATTGGAATCTGGGTGCGAGGGAGAGGCGGCGCATATCCATCCTCGGTGAGGGCGATGACAGACTGTTTGGCATCACTAAGGACGCGGTCGCGATTGGCCGTAATCATGTCGTTTGAGCTAAGCAGGCCTAGTGTGCGAGCCTCGGCGGCAGAGGTGGAAACCTTAGCC includes these proteins:
- a CDS encoding type II toxin-antitoxin system VapC family toxin, which produces MNVYADSSFIVAVYVRDRHSVEALRRMSRRPRVWLTPLHRLEFSHAIAQQVFRGNLSASEAAIIFERFDQDCTDFIWEIVKLPVGTFQGGIALARTQVASYGTRSFDTLHIASAFELGSIEFWTFDERQAKMAKALGLQVS
- a CDS encoding acetyl-CoA C-acyltransferase, coding for MREAVIISAVRTPVGKSGKGSLSTTRPDDLAATAIRGALGRVPALDVREIDDVILGCAMPEAEQGMNVARIASLRAGLPVDCSAMTVNRYCASGLQSIAIAAERIRGAGADTILAGGTESMSMVPMGGNKISVNPWLIDHYADSYLTMGLTAERVAKHYEITREEADEFAYASHRKALAAAGKFQEEIVPVPVTTTTATKNPAKPEVRTIDFNTDEGPRADTSMEALAKLKPVFHAQGQVTAGNSSQTSDGAAVAIVMSAERAQQLGIRPLARFVAFATAGTLPEEMGIGPVFAIPKALKLAGLTLNDIDLIELNEAFAAQSLAVIKLAGLDPAKVNVNGGAIALGHPLGCTGAKLTATLIYEMRRQNCRYGMVTMCVGGGMGAAGIFENLN